The Lonchura striata isolate bLonStr1 chromosome 25, bLonStr1.mat, whole genome shotgun sequence genomic sequence GCCAGCGGCTTCACCCCGTAGGGCACCAGCTTGCCACCCCCGTACCCCCCGTCGTAGCCGCCGTACTCCAgcgcgccggggccggggggctgCTGCGGGGGGAAGTACCAGTGGGGAGGGTCTTTCGGGGGCAGGGGCAGCGCAGCCCCCCGGTCCCCCCCGAAGAAGCGGCCCGGGGGCAGCGGGTACTGCTCGGGCACGAAGGGCTGGAAGCGCGGGGccggcagcagctgctggcagcccgCGGcctccggcggggacggcgTCAGGCGGTCGCTCTCCGAGGCCGCGTACATCCTGCGGTGGGGGGGGGGCACACCgtgaggttttggggggttgtTCCAGCCTCATGAGGCCGGGAGGGCACCGGGGGGGCAcgggagggaggagagggggtgGCACTCACGAGTCAAAGTTGTCCCGGAATCCTTTGGCGAAGGGGTTGTGGTCGATCTTCAGCTGGGTGATCTGGGGGGACGTGGGGTTGGGGGGGCTGCCGGCAGCTTGTTCCTCCTCCGGGGTGTCCCCCCCCTGTCCCTTTGCCCCCATCCCACCGGAATCCCACCCTttgccagggcagggggtgcTAGGTTTGTAGGACGGTCCTGGGGGGTAGCGGGGAATCCAGGGGTGGCCTGAAGGGATCCAGGGGGAGGCTCTGGGGatctgaggggatctgggggcactgggaggctctgggatgctgcagggatgcagggggagatcctgggatgctgcagggatgcagggggagatcctgggatgctgcaggatgCTGTGGGACAGTTCTgggagggatgctgggatgcCGAAGGGATCCAAGGGGGAAGCTCTGGAAATGTGAGGGTCCATGGAAGGCTTCTGGGATGCTGAAGGGATGCTGAAGGGATGCAGGGGAAGATCCTGAGATGCTGAAGGGATTCAGGGGAAGATCCTGAGATGCCGAAGGGATTCAGGGGGAAGCTCTGGAAATCTGAGGGTGCATGGAAGGCTTCTGGGATGCTGAAGGGATGCAGGGGAAGATCCTGGGATGCTGAGGtggcagggatgctgcaggtgcTGGCAGACAGGGGGGAGGCCACCCGAAGCTGGACACCCTGGATGATGCTGGGGGGTTAACGGGGCTGCTCTGGCGCGGTTTtggggggctgtgctggcactgggatATCCTGCCTGGTTTCTGGGAGGATGCTGAGGGGGTTGCTGGAGTTTTTGCGCtgttgggggattttttttttttgcggggGGGTGTCTCGTACTCACGTCGGCGTTCTGGTAGGCGGTGACGGCGATGAACTGGGTCTCGGGGAAGGCGAAGGTGTGGGTGTGCGGGGAGGGGTACCCGTCCTCCCCCTCGCCCTCCTTCACCTCCGTGACGTGCAGCCGCGGCTGGTACTTGTGCAGCGACTGCAGCACGATCATCTGGGGGGGTAAAATGAGACAGCGAGCGGTcgtgggggggtcccagggagcTGCCACGGAGGCAGGAGCCTCGCCTCACCTGCCCGACGTTGTTGGAGGCTCCTTTGTTGTTGGTGAGCTTCAGCTTCCCGAAGGAAACCTCCTGCCGCATCCAGTGCGCGCCCGTGTTGGGCGAGTCGGGGTGCAGGTACAGGCGGTtccctggggaggggacagcggcGACAGCGTCAGCCCCGCTcccggcagcagcaggaggctgagcaCGGGATGGAGGGCCCGTACCTGGCATGTTGCCCTCGGCTTTCCCGCACTGCACCCATTTGCCGCCCTGGTAGCGCCAGTGGTGTTGGTCCACCAGCACCACGTCCACGCAGACGCTGTAGTGCGCCACGGGGTTGAGCCCCGACAGGTTGAAGCTGAGGAAGGGGAACATTCgcctggggaggggacagaggcaCGGACACTGTCACCCCACCCCGCTCGGCCCTTGGCGCACAGGGCGGTTTgggggggtgctgggggaaactgaggcagcgcGGCGCCcaccccccgcccctcccgcggCCGGCGGGGTGCCCGTGAGGAGCTGAGTGACCCCGGCAGCTGGGGGATGCTGTCGGGGCCGATCCCCCCCCTCCCGGCatcttcctccccctccccaagcACCTTCCGGATCGGAAACCAACACCGCTGCTATTTCGGGCTGGGCGCCAGCCCGCGCCAAGGGCAGGAAGGGGACACGGTGGCACCGGGGGGCACCACGGGGCGGCAGCTGCCACCCCCCCGGGGGCCGCACCCCCCCGACCCCCGGGGGTCCCCTCAAACCGCAGCGCTGCGCTGGGAGATCTCTGCTCCCGGCTCCGTCCATCCCTGCCCGCTCGCCCCAGTGGTCCCCAGTAGCACCAGTAGCCCCCAGTAACCCCAGTGgccccagtattcccagtagcCCCAGTAGCCCCAGTAGCCCCAGTAACCCCAGTAACCCCAGtaccccagtatccccagtatccccagtatccccagtaacCCCAGTAGCCCCCAGTAGCCCCAGTGGCCCCAGTAGCCCCCAGTAACCCCAGTAACCCCAGTAGCCCCCAGTAACCCCAGTAACCCCAGTACCCCAGGCTCCCCAGTAGCCCCAGTAGCCCCAGTAGCCCCAGTAACCCCAGtaccccagtatccccagtatccccagtatccccagtaacCCCAGTAGCCCCCAGTAGCCCCAGTGGCCCCAGTAGCCCCAGTggccccagtatccccagtggCCCCAGTAGCCCCAGTggccccagtatccccagtggCCCCAGTAGCCCCAGTagccccagtatccccagtagcCCCAGTAGCCCCAGTAACCCCAGTAGCCCCAGTAACCCCAGTATCCCCAGGCTCCCCAGTAACCCCAGTACCCCAGTAGCCCCAGTAGCCCCAGTAACCCCAGTACCCCAGTAGCCCCAGgctccccagtatccccagtagcCCCAGTAGCCCCAGTAACCCCAGTACCCCAGTACCCCAGTACCCCAGTAGCCCCAGTAGCCCCAGTAGCCCCAGTAGCCCCAGCCCAGGTTGGCAGCGGGGCCTCCAGCCGTGGCTGCGGGCAGCGGCTCGGCCCCCACGCGGTTCCCAGCCGTGGAATTTTGGCAATTCCTGGAGCTCCGATGGCCGGAGCTGGAGCCCGGCCACCCCGGGCATGTCCCCCCGCTGAGAGCCACCACCGGGCACCCCTCAAACCcgcacggggacacgggggtgtcCCCAAACTGGGATTATTCACCCCGAATTCCTGGGGGGAGAGGGGACGcgaggggaaaaggggggtCCGGGCCCCCGCAGgaagcggggctggggcagcgccgggggaagagcagtggaaagaaaagtcagcggGTGGAGGCTGACTCAAAATTGCCCTTGCGAGAGGGTGAggaatagaaaaagaaagagaagaaaaaaggaaaaatagaaagagaaagaaaaaaataataagaaaaaaaaaagacagaaaaagacaagagatgaaaatgaagattaagaaaaagaaggagggggaaaggtagataaaaaaataaaaataagaaaaaggaagagaaaaatgaaaaataactgaaaaaaaaagaagaggaaaagtgAAGAATAATCAGGTGGAGAAGAGAACGAAGGAGAAGATAATgactaaaaacaaaaacatgaaataGTAAAAATAAGAATGAAAATATGATAAAGAAAACGAAAAAGTAAAAGATAAAGAGAACGCTAAAGATACAGAGAAAGATTAGGataaaaagagaagcagaaagagaaagaagcGGAGAAAGCGGCAGCCGTGGCGAGGAGCTGCACGTGCTCGGGACCGGCGCTGGCCCCGAGCATCCCGGAGCCCCGGGGACCCCCGAGCCCCCTTTTCCCCCGGTGTGCCCCGAGGGGCCGTCCCGCGGGCTCACATCCTCTGTGCAGCGAGCTCCGGCcggccgcgctggggcaggggcGCTCCGGCCGCTGAGAAAACATCGACCGCATGAAAAACCACCGGGGAGCCGCCGGGGCACCGGCCGAGGCGCCGGCTACGGGCGCGCCGAGCTCGCAGCGCGGCTGCTgcaccagccccagctctgcaagGAGCGGAGAGtttaaaaacagcttttttttgggggggttgtttttttggggttttttttttgccctccGCTCCCACAGCGAGCTCCCCGGCGCTGCCAGCGCAGCCCCGGCGCTCGCacgctgccgccgccgcggggaAACCGCACGGGCCCGGCCGGGCACGGCAGGGTGGGGGCAAAACCCCAAACCGCGCTCGCCTCGCCTTTATTTTTAACCCCCGTCGGCGCTCGAGGCAGGATCGGGCTCGGGCACTGCGGTTTGGGAGGTGCCCTCCCCCCAAAAACAGCGGGTGGGCACCGCCGGGTTCGCCCTCGGAGGTTTTGTCCCGGCGTGACCCCCTCGGTTCGCGGCGGCGCGGGGACACCgaagggacagcggggacactggggacacggggagggtGTCGGGTGCGAGGGAAGGGGTGCAGGGGGTCAGAGCCTCCCCCTGCCCCGGCGGCAGCGCGGGGACCGCGGGAGCCACCGGGGCCGCGTGGGACACGGGCCAGCCCCGCTGCACGGCGGGCACGGGAGGGGCGGGTGGCACGGCACGGTGGTGGCACGGCAGTGCAGAGCACGGTGACATGGTGTGGTGACAGACCAATTCACGGCACGGTGACATGGCATGGCTGCTGGACACGGTACGGTGACATGGCACAGTGGTGACACACCAACACATGGCACAGTGACATGGCATGGCTGCTGGACATGGCGTGGTGACATTGAAAGGTGACACACCAGCACATGGCACGGTGACATGACATGGTGACACACCAATGCATGGCACAGTGACATGGAACAACTGCTGGACGCGGTACGGTGACACGGCACAGTGGTGACACAACAACGCATGGCACGGTGACATGGAACAGCTGCTGGACGTGGCACGGTGACATGGCAATGCACGCCGTGGTGCCACAGCACGGTGGCACAGCTGGACGAGTCCCGGTGACGCCGGTGGCACTGCTGCCTGGCACGGCACatctgcacagcacagctgcactgCCCGCATGGGTGACGGGGCACAGCTAAAATGTCACAGCGCAGCCGGGCACGGTGACAAGTCACAACATGTCTGCACCGACCCCGCCGAGCTGCCAGCCGGGCACAGCCACTGCCAGCCCGGCAGagccatccccagtgtccccaaaagGCGCTGCCACCTCTGCTGTCCCTCCTCAAATCAAAGCCACCCGCTGGACTTTgtgtccccaaagccaccccagTGTCCTCCCCGAAGGCAAagccatccctgtgtccccaaatgcagacagagccctgcagcccccaaaaGCGAGGCTGTGCCATCCTGAGCCACCCCCGAGTGCAAGGACAGCCCTTGTGTGTCCCCAAATGACAGGGACagcccctgtgtccccccaaaACGCAAAGCCAGCCCCTCGTGTAACCCCAAAACACAGCGCCAGCCCTTGGTGCAACCCCAAAAGCCAAAGCCAGCCCCTGCGTCCCCTCAAAACGCAAAGACGGGCCCCGTGTCACCCCaaagggcagggccagcccctgtgtcaccccaaaactgcagagccagccccggccctgctgcAGAACCCCAGGGCAGGAATTCCCCGTGCCCGTCGCTGCCGGGGTGCCGGCGAGCCCTTGGGGCTTTCCGCAGGaatcctgccctgcccagccccgagAGCGcggggacacagcggggacacagcggggacacagcggggacacagcggggacaggcGTGGGAAACCGGCCGGGAATGGTCCGGACCGGGATGGTTGGGGGGGGGTGGCCCAGGACAGGGCGGGATGGCTCAGGATGGCACGGGACAGCTCAGGATGGCACGGGACAGCAGGAACGGTGCCAGCAGGGTCCATCCCAGTGCCTGGCCAGCTTCGCCCCGGTGCCACCACGTCCCCCCCAGCCTCAGCTCCTCCCCGGGGGTCCACGGGGGGGGCTGCACCCCAACAGTGCTGAGGGAGAGGcgggatggggctgcagagccaaCAGCGGGATGGGAACgcgtcccctgccctgccccagagccccccggccTGGCAGGTCCCCGTTTTGGGGTTCAGGTCCCCTCCTCGGGTCCCCGTTTGGGGCTCAACGTCCCCCTGGAGCCCCGCTGGGGTTTTTCCTGTCTCAGCAGCGCTGCAGCCCGGCCCTGCACGCTGCAAAAGCAGCTCAGGGTCGGGGGAAACGGATGTTCTGTGGCTCTGGGTTTGACGCTCTCCACGGGCTTGGGCTCGCCGTGAGCCCCCTCTGCACAGAGCAACCCCCCCTCAGCCCGCAGCCCCTCCATCGCGGGGCATGGAgctgggaaaaaaccccaaacccgccGGCTTCAGGCTGGGAGGTGAAAGCAGAGGCGCAGCGGGGCAGGggggatgggatctgtggggccaCCCCAATTTCCAGACCCTCAGCAGCAGGTCCTGACACCGCAGGGGTGACACTTCCCCAGCACCCAGCCGGGAAAGAGCggaggaaagagggaaaaaagcagaatttcgGCACATTCCTGCAAGGCCTGAGGGATGGCGGGCGACAAACAACAATTTGGGGTGCCCtccacccctgccaccccccGGGGACGTGTCACCCCACCCGTGCCGGCGAGGCTTGGCTCGGAGCGGGGCCGGCACGGCCGTGGCAAACCGAGCGGCCCTAACGTGTTTAGACTTCCAGCACATCCAGCAGGTCGGGCTCAGCATCGAAGTGACACCATCTGCCTCCCGGCCGAGCCAGCCGAGGGGCGCCGGGCAGAAAGGGACCCCTGGGCgcggggatggggctgggcagggggggCAGCGCGGCAGGAGGGGTCTGTGCCAGCTGCCGAGGGCACAGCGGGGgaggcagccctgctgccccttgGCACGGCGTTTTGGGGGCCCCTCGGGGGGATCTGGCGGAGGCGGAGCTGTGTGTGATCCCTGCTGGGATCCCGTTCTCACCGAGACCCCCAAAGTGCAGCCCAGGGCGGGGTTCCCCTCGTCCTCATCACCCCAGGGTGGGGCTGAAGGACGGGTTCAGCATTTCGGGCTCCCCTTGCTGCCAAGTTGTGGCGACTCCACGGCCCCACAGAACACCCAGAGTCCCCAAACTGGGGTTTggcagacaccccaaaaatcccccagtCCTCTCCCAGCCTcgggcagctgcagcccagcacggAGGGGACAGCGAGTGCCCGGCTGTGGCGTCACCCAGGACATTTTTGGCAGCCAGGACGTGGCCAAAACgctgccccttccctgggcacACGTGGGGCGGCCGGGCTCTCTCTGCCCCACAGAGAGGGGGGGTCCCACCCCAGCGAGGGGACGGGGAGAGGACAGGGTGTCACCCACCACCCTCCCACGGCGCTGtggggtggcagcagctcctcgcCACTTGTTGCAGCGCCGAGCTCCGGATCCGGcccgtgggctggggccggaTCAAAGCAGCCAGCACCTCTGCCACCTTCCTGACACCGAGGGTCCGGacccccctgtccctccctggtACACgtggggacacccccagacccttttctccttcccacAAGCCTCAATCCCCAGGGCAACAGCACCAGGGGACGTCTGGGATGCTTTGCCTCCCCCTCGCAGGCTTTTCTTGAAACCCAACACGGGACGGGGCTCCCCCTCTTGCACCCCCAACTGCACAAACACCTCCCACCCTTCCAGCCCGTTGGGGATACGAGGCAGGacccctcagcccctcaccGTGCCAGCCCCCCGGCTTGTCCCACCCCCCTCACTGCCGGTGTCCCCACCGGCAGCTCCCGGTCCCCGCACACCCCGGTCCCGCCGATCCCCCGTCCCCCCCCGTCCAGCCCACCGCAgtcccctccagtccctcccagtgccccgcCGCCCCCTAGCCCCGCTTTTCCCCGGTGCTCCCCGGCTCTCCGGTCTCggcccggagccgccccggTTCTCCCGGCTCACCTGCCCTGCTTGGTGATGATCATCTCGGTCTGGTGCTTGTGGAACTTGGCCCAGAGCGGGTAATTGTTGAGCATCACCTGCACCTTCCCGGCCGCCCGGTACCCGGGCAGGGCACAGAGCGGGGGGCACAGCGGGGCCCCCCCGCCGCCGAAACCGCCCTCGGCGCCCGCGTAACCTTCCACCGGcccggcgggaggcggcggcgcccggTACGGCGGGCACGGCCCCAGGAACCGGCCGCCGAAGCCGCCGGGAGCGCCGTAAGGCAGCGGGGGGGCTCCCGGTTCCGGTCCCCCTCCATCACCGAAGAAAGCGGCGGCGGCGTCCCGGGGGCCCGGCGGCTCCTTGGCGAAGCTGGCGGCGGCGCTGAGCATGGgggcggcgggccggggggcTCCGGTGCCCGGCTCCAGCGCGCCCATGGACGGGCGGGGGGCACCGGCCCCGCTCAGCCGCTCATGGGGGTCCCcgccggcggcggccccgggacGCGGCGCCGCTCAGCGCTGCCCGCCTGAAccggctcccgccgccccctccATGCCCGGTGCTACCGGGGGAGCCCCGAGCGGCGGCGGTCCGGGGACAGCCAAAAGGGAGAGGGGgcgaaaaaaaccaaccccgcAAAAACTAACCTAAAACAGCCGGAAAACCCCTAAAAGTGGCGTGGGGGGGCTCCGTGCCctgtgccggtgccggtgccggtgcctcACACGCTCCACCTGCCCatccccgcggccccgcgctcTTATCCAAAGAAGCGGCTCCGCACCGGGAGCTCCGCCCTGcaacccctccccacccccgagcggggcgggccgggggcggggagggggccaCGCGGGACCGCGACACGCGGGGAGCCGGGGACGGGACGGGGGAGCGGGGGTGGGGAcacgggaggggacagggacagtgtggggacgcAGTGACAAGGGGGGGCCACGCTCCTGCCCGTGTTTCGGGGTtttgggggacacagggaagggACAATTCGGGCCCTCCCCCGCCCTGGTGTCACTGCGGTCACTGCTGGGGGGGTGACACGCCTGAGGGGTGGCGCTGACAGCTCGGCGCCTCCTGGTCCCCCCTCCCCTTGtcggttttggggtggtttgacATCCCCACGAAGCTCAGCCGAGCCGTGCCACC encodes the following:
- the TBX21 gene encoding T-box transcription factor TBX21, whose product is MGALEPGTGAPRPAAPMLSAAASFAKEPPGPRDAAAAFFGDGGGPEPGAPPLPYGAPGGFGGRFLGPCPPYRAPPPPAGPVEGYAGAEGGFGGGGAPLCPPLCALPGYRAAGKVQVMLNNYPLWAKFHKHQTEMIITKQGRRMFPFLSFNLSGLNPVAHYSVCVDVVLVDQHHWRYQGGKWVQCGKAEGNMPGNRLYLHPDSPNTGAHWMRQEVSFGKLKLTNNKGASNNVGQMIVLQSLHKYQPRLHVTEVKEGEGEDGYPSPHTHTFAFPETQFIAVTAYQNADITQLKIDHNPFAKGFRDNFDSMYAASESDRLTPSPPEAAGCQQLLPAPRFQPFVPEQYPLPPGRFFGGDRGAALPLPPKDPPHWYFPPQQPPGPGALEYGGYDGGYGGGKLVPYGVKPLALPPAPHPALPYYPEAPAGFGVTGGWSPGQYGPKGGAAALGWYREPREEKGKELEGWAGEPPAAAGDSPDSGLYECKRRRVSPYPSSTESSSPPRNGDAYDKEPLTDGGYYGFYGN